A stretch of the Solanum dulcamara chromosome 6, daSolDulc1.2, whole genome shotgun sequence genome encodes the following:
- the LOC129892030 gene encoding wax ester synthase/diacylglycerol acyltransferase 4-like: MEIALEEEIFEPASPSAQYLNSSNLSLSVIAVLESKIPIDYEDSLAINLLKDVFVPINPRFSSIMVMGKKGTKKWKRVEVNYQDHIKTPIFPTEKSIEFYDKCFSTYISNLAMEQFPQNRPLWEIHVFKYPTSDAAGNVIFKLHHSLGDGYSLMGALLSCLQRVDNPSLPLTFPSRQKSNLNNSNKHKDFISNFKIVPRFFKGIVNTVYDFGWSTLKSTLIEDDRTAIYSGEEGVEFQPIDLATKTFSLHSLKQIKANLNVTINDLITGIVVYGTRLYMEGVDKETCNGKCNALVLFNTRALGGSYKSVSDMIRPNSDMPWGNHFTFLPVSLPKLTDNKSNNPLYFVQKAHKIIDRKMNSASIWLTSKLLDLLRKLKGPEATAQFIHGTLKNTSMALTNLIGPVEEMALANHPIKGLYFVVTGAPQSCSVTIMSYVDTLRIAIVVRKDFIDPNKLKSCIEFAYDSIAKAAINSSKVEKDDQGQGRSMSMRGRGGVGQVIWCDITEYIVVIVYSQKCIHLRIVDGTFIKLLTM, encoded by the exons ATGGAGAtagcattagaagaagaaatatttGAGCCAGCAAGTCCAAGCGCACAATATTTGAACAGCTCCAATTTATCACTTTCAGTGATTGCTGTTTTGGAATCAAAAATTCCAATTGACTATGAAGACTCACTTGCCATAAATTTACTCAAAGATGTATTTGTACCTATAAATCCAAGATTTTCCTCAATTATG GTCATGGGCAAAAAAGGGACAAAAAAATGGAAGCGAGTCGAAGTGAACTACCAAGATCATATTAAAACTCCAATATTTCCAACTGAAAAATCAATCGAATTCTATGATAAGTGCTTCTCCACTTATATATCAAACTTAGCAATGGAACAATTCCCGCAAAATCGACCGCTATGGGAAATTCACGTATTCAAATATCCAACAAGCGATGCAGCGGGAAATGTAATTTTCAAACTCCACCATTCACTTGGAGATGGTTATTCATTAATGGGAGCTCTTCTTTCATGTTTACAACGAGTCGATAATCCTTCACTTCCTCTAACATTTCCTTCGCGCCAAAAATCGAATTTAAATAATTCGAATAAACACAAAGATTTCATTAGTAATTTTAAAATCGTACCTCGATTTTTTAAAGGGATCGTAAATACAGTGTATGATTTTGGATGGAGTACTTTGAAGAGCACTTTGATAGAAGATGATCGGACGGCAATTTATTCCGGTGAGGAAGGAGTTGAGTTCCAACCGATTGATTTGGCTACCAAGACATTTTCGCTCCATAGTCTCAAGCAAATTAAAGCCAATTTAAACGTG ACAATAAACGATTTGATAACGGGGATAGTTGTATATGGAACAAGATTATATATGGAAGGAGTAGATAAAGAAACATGCAATGGAAAATGCAATGCTTTGGTTTTATTCAACACAAGGGCACTTGGTGGAAGTTATAAATCAGTTAGTGACATGATAAGGCCTAATTCTGATATGCCATGGGGAAATCATTTCACCTTTTTGCCTGTCTCATTACCAAAATTAACTGATAATAAAAGTAATAATCCTCTTTACTTTGTTCAGAAAGCTCATAAAATTATAGACAGGAAAATGAATTCTGCATCTATTTGGCTTACTAGTAAATTGCTTGATTTATTGAGGAAGCTAAAAGGTCCTGAG gcGACTGCTCAATTTATTCATGGGACATTGAAGAACACAAGCATGGCATTAACAAATCTGATAGGGCCAGTGGAAGAGATGGCTTTGGCTAATCATCCTATTAAAGGATTATATTTTGTTGTCACTGGTGCTCCACAG AGTTGCTCAGTGACGATAATGAGTTATGTGGATACGCTAAGAATTGCAATAGTTGTGAGGAAAGATTTTATAGATCCAAACAAGTTGAAATCTTGTATTGAATTTGCCTATGATTCCATTGCCAAGGCTGCAATCAACTCTTCTAAAGTGGAAAA GGATGACCAAGGGCAGGGCAGGTCTATGTCTATGCGGGGGCGAGGTGGGGTGGGACAGGTAATTTGGTGTGATATCACTGAgtatattgttgttattgtatatTCACAAAAATGTATACATTTACGAATTGTTGATGGAACCTTTATCAAATTGTTAACAATGTAA
- the LOC129892439 gene encoding uncharacterized protein LOC129892439 has product MARKSSKIPMTDRDLDDFVRNSDESEGIYELIFGLIDEGNEFQSCENSLESNISYSSGEILMDEEEEDENVNNSEENKAYWASQEELLKTTLGRTTSFESKVRKATKEALKELKFTSINCSCRKMISDSCRKCMQREISERLTNEGYNCFICKSKWKSSPEIPSGEYTYMQVVQDASSSKKGEMKVIIEINFRGEFEMARANEAYNRLVEQLPEVYVGKIERFRNLIKILCSASKKCMEEKKMHMAPWRKHKYMQAKYLGSPETKSETIFPVNNLRRLPRPSGSMLTFDLLDNLPPPPTATGLHFTAIKVI; this is encoded by the exons ATGGCCAGAAAATCGTCTAAAATCCCGATGACCGATCGGGACTTAGATGACTTTGTAAGGAATTCAGATGAATCCGAAGGCATATATGAGTTGATTTTTGGGCTCATAGATGAAGGGAACGAGTTTCAATCATGTGAAAATTCATTGGAATCGAACATTAGTTATAGCAGCGGAGAGATATTAATGGACGAAGAGGAGGAGGATGAAAATGTTAACAATAGCGAAGAGAATAAAGCGTACTGGGCATCACAAGAAGAGCTTCTTAAG ACAACATTGGGTAGGACAACTTCTTTTGAATCGAAAGTCAGAAAAGCAACAAAAGAAGCTCTAAAAGAATTGAAATTCACAAGTATCAATTGTAGCTGCCGGAAAATGATATCCGATAGTTGTCGGAAATGTATGCAAAGAGAAATCTCCGAACGACTTACAAACGAAGGCTACAATTGCTTCATTTGCAAGTCAAAATGGAAAAGCTCACCCGAAATACCTTcag GTGAATACACATACATGCAAGTGGTGCAAGATGCAAGTTCATCAAAAAAGGGGGAAATGAAGGTGATTATAGAAATAAATTTTCGAGGAGAATTCGAAATGGCACGAGCTAACGAAGCGTATAATCGTCTAGTTGAACAATTGCCGGAAGTATACGTCGGAAAAATCGAAAGGTTtcgaaatttaataaaaatactatGTAGTGCATCAAAGAAATGTATGGAGGAAAAAAAGATGCATATGGCTCCATGGAGGAAGCATAAGTACATGCAAGCTAAGTATCTCGGCTCGCCGGAAACTAAGTCGGAGACAATTTTTCCGGTGAACAATTTGCGCCGTTTGCCAAGGCCAAGTGGTTCAATGCTCACTTTCGATTTGCTTGATAACTTGCCCCCGCCGCCAACGGCAACGGGGTTACATTTTACGGCGATCAAAGTTATTTGA